A region of Cataglyphis hispanica isolate Lineage 1 chromosome 8, ULB_Chis1_1.0, whole genome shotgun sequence DNA encodes the following proteins:
- the LOC126851799 gene encoding cytochrome b-c1 complex subunit 8-like — protein MGKQFGNLAKINGIVFFRLSPYEQKAFKGIIAEGLPNLLRRFQDRVFRVAPFFMFSYLLVNWAKETNDAFSRKNPKDYENDT, from the exons ATGGGAAAGCAGTTCGGAAATTTGGCCAAAATTAATGGCATTGTCTTTTTCCGTCTTAGTCCATATGAACAAAAAGCCTTCAAAGGAATAATCGCCGAAGGTCTACCAAATTTGCTACGGCGTTTCCAAGATCGTGTATTTCGTGTTGCACCTT TTTTCATGTTTTCCTACTTGCTTGTAAATTGGGCAAAGGAGACGAATGATGCTTTTTCTCGCAAAAACCCCAAGGATTATGAAAATGATACgtaa
- the LOC126851772 gene encoding epidermal growth factor receptor kinase substrate 8-like isoform X1 has product MMPYYNSGHSPAYNKDGGSSGPSSTSGGRTSSSEPTYMMEHLATFTVTKETGIVYPADGMRRLLQLEKSNGIWSQKMQLRLERNWVLIMDNETGAVMERFPASLIQEPTAFTSRDPMEMYNNILVFTVADDSGSGQRAEMHIFQCQSVSAQDLVEDLKMLQMGKLVTGGSPRGPRGHIPPPPTLPPPEPPLNGVNVREQVSTFNTASAEGQNDISREENNDEVSSTSSEKYERDVTILNHCFDDIEKFIARLQHAAAASRELERRRRNRKSKKRNLGDGMLTMRAKPPPEMEFIDIFQKFKLSFNLLAKLKAHIHDPNAPELVHFLFTPLALIVDASHDTNYDPNLPSKVVSPLLTREAVNLLINCVTSKETELWHSLGDTWLIPRDQWKGHVPPYHPIFMDGWSPEYSIPEDRDHDHLASLLNADKQKRDELPEQQNDPYYNHRDIDESHYSSDYLEYESREERGGNEYFDRNYGPSSELYSREERVDQTRAHSDISVDSIERAPRASAGIDRTQEAWLDELAARHAKIVQVTYPRTANNDKELTVVRGEYLEILDDSRKWWKARNSRGQIAHVPHTIVTSHNSIPHSADNDVFNNPLYTSRYPRQGHGYNYEDSEIERTSTSPGPEATHRAHAIPPPAPADWVRKERLGKKDNGNAYNGTTSNSSRSSISSMESTSESHGKLNTQQSIVEVHSPPRHIISDVISDKPVSSSSLSPELSAPIFTSTSTLAVSKSAPILSTLKSTPALSLPNSAPASPALASKIPSTSTPPPPPPPPPTPIRPTPPLQTQKSAPSTFSTSNKIEVSKSIKFFNGTSGQEEVQKELKFVLTMFREKKANSSLNNDMRDIWVNQYSTSREIQTWLAAKGFSEKICKQLENINGMELFNLSRRRLEQLCGLSEGSRLNGQLTLAKNECGYKTARSSELKQILEKARQRAEELNDKDEVRQ; this is encoded by the exons ATGATGCCGTATTACAATAGTGGTCACAGCCCAGCTTATAACAAAG ATGGCGGTTCCAGCGGGCCGTCGAGTACTTCTGGTGGTCGTACCAGCAGTTCGGAACCGACGTATATGATGGAGCACTTGGCCACGTTCACCGTCACGAAAGAAACCGGTATTGTTTATCCAGCGGATGGTATGCGTCGGCTTTTACAACTGGAGAAAAGTAATGGTATCTGGAGTCAAAAAATGCAGCTTCGTCTGGAACGAAACTGGGTTCTTATCATGGACAACGAAACAGGg gCTGTCATGGAACGATTTCCGGCTTCTTTGATACAGGAGCCGACAGCGTTCACGTCGAGGGATCCCATGGAgatgtacaataatattttagtctTCACGGTGGCCGATGACAGTGGTTCCGGTCAACGAGCGGAGATGCACATATTCCAGTGCCAGAGTGTATCGGCGCAGGATCTTGTCGAGGACCTGAAGATGTTGCAAATGGGAAAACTTGTTACGGGCGGTTCGCCCAGAGGTCCCAGAGGTCACATTCCACCTCCACCGACCTTACCGCCCCCGGAACCACCTCTGAACGGCGTTAATGTCAGAGAACAAGTGTCCACTTTCAATACGGCGAGTG cAGAGGGTCAGAATGACATTTctcgagaagaaaataatgacgAAGTATCATCGACGTCGTCAGAGAAATACGAACGTGATGTGACAATTCTGAATCATTGCTTCGATGACATCGAGAAGTTCATTGCGCGTCTCCAGCACGCAGCTGCTGCATCACGAGAGCTGGAGCGTCGGCGACGTAACCGGAAATCGAAAAAGAGAAACCTCGGCGACGGTATGCTGACGATGAGAGCGAAACCACCGCCTGAGATGGAAttcattgatatatttcagaaattcaAGCTCTCTTTCAATCTGCTAGCCAAGCTCAAGGCGCACATCCACGATCCCAACGCGCCGGAACTTGTACATTTTCTCTTCACGCCGCTCGCGCTTATAGTAGATGCATCTCACGACACCAATTACGACCCGAATTTACCGAGTAAGGTAGTGTCGCCGCTTCTCACGCGAGAAGCCGTCAATCTATTGATAAACTGCGTAACTAGCAAAGAGACCGAACTTTGGCACTCGCTAGGTGATACATGGCTGATACCGCGCGATCAATGGAAGGGTCATGTACCACCTTACCATCCGATCTTCATGGATGGTTGGTCACCGGAGTATTCTATCCCCGAGGATAGAGATCACGATCACTTGGCGTCTTTGCTAAACGCAGATAAACAGAAGAGAGACGAATTACCGGAACAACAGAACGATCCTTACTATAATCACCGTGATATAGACGAGTCGCATTACAGCAGCGATTATCTAGAGTACGAAAGTCGAGAGGAGCGCGGCGGTAATGAGTACTTTGACAGAAATTACGGGCCCAGCTCAGAGCTGTATAGTAGAGAGGAGAGAGTGGATCAGACCAGGGCACATAGCGACATTTCTGTGGATTCAATCGAGAGGGCTCCTAGAGCGTCCGCCGGTATAGACAGAACGCAAGAGGCTTGGCTGGACGAGCTGGCAGCACGCCACGCCAAGATCGTGCAAGTCACCTATCCGCGAACGGCAAACAACGACAAGGAGCTCACTGTAGTTAGGGGTGAATATCTGGAGATTCTCGATGACAGCAGAAAATGGTGGAAGGCGAGAAATTCTCGGGGACAGATCGCTCACGTGCCGCATACTATCGTTACGTCGCATAATTCTATCCCTCATTCTGCTGACAATGATGTCTTTAACAATCCATTGTATACCAGCAGATATCCGAGACAGGGACACGGCTATAACTACGAG GATTCGGAGATCGAAAGAACCAGTACTAGTCCAGGACCAGAAGCCACGCATCGAGCACACGCGATTCCACCACCAGCACCTGCTGATTGGGTGAGAAAAGAAAGACTCGGGAAAAAAG acAATGGTAATGCTTACAACGGAACCACGAGTAACAGCAGTAGGTCGAGCATTTCCTCCATGGAGAGTACCTCTGAATCGCATGGAAAGCTCAATACACAGCAAAGCATCGTGGAAGTGCATTCGCCACCTCGTCATATAATATCAGATGTAATATCCGATAAACCAGTGTCATCGTCATCGCTTTCGCCAGAACTATCTGCTCCAATATTTACATCGACATCAACACTAGCTGTGTCAAAATCGGCACCAATATTATCTACCCTGAAATCCACACCAGCACTATCTCTACCGAATTCAGCACCCGCATCACCTGCATTAGCTTCGAAGATACCTTCAACTTCAACACCTCCACCACCACCTCCACCACCACCGACGCCAATAAGACCTACTCCACCGCTACAGACTCAAAAATCTGCGCCCTCGACATTTTCCACATCCAATAAAATTGAAGTTTccaaaagtattaaattctttaatg gtACTAGCGGTCAAGAAGAAGTTCAAAAAGAGCTCAAGTTTGTCTTGACGATGTTTCGAGAGAAGAAAGCGAATTCTTCTCTTAACAATGATATGCGTGACATTTGGGTGAATCAATACTCGACTTCTCGGGAAATTCAAACTTGGTTGGCGGCCAAAGGGTTCTCGGAGAA AATTTGCAAACAGTTGGAAAATATCAACGGTatggaattatttaatttatcgcggCGACGATTGGAGCAATTGTGCGGATTGTCCGAAGGAAGCAGACTCAACGGTCAATTGACTTTAGCGAAAAATGAATGTGGG tataAAACAGCTCGATCATCGGAACTCAAGCAGATCTTAGAAAAAGCGCGCCAAAGAGCAGAGGAGTTGAACGATAAAGATGAGGTCAGACAatga
- the LOC126851772 gene encoding epidermal growth factor receptor kinase substrate 8-like isoform X2, with protein MMPYYNSGHSPAYNKDGGSSGPSSTSGGRTSSSEPTYMMEHLATFTVTKETGIVYPADGMRRLLQLEKSNGIWSQKMQLRLERNWVLIMDNETGAVMERFPASLIQEPTAFTSRDPMEMYNNILVFTVADDSGSGQRAEMHIFQCQSVSAQDLVEDLKMLQMGKLVTGGSPRGPRGHIPPPPTLPPPEPPLNGVNVREQVSTFNTASEGQNDISREENNDEVSSTSSEKYERDVTILNHCFDDIEKFIARLQHAAAASRELERRRRNRKSKKRNLGDGMLTMRAKPPPEMEFIDIFQKFKLSFNLLAKLKAHIHDPNAPELVHFLFTPLALIVDASHDTNYDPNLPSKVVSPLLTREAVNLLINCVTSKETELWHSLGDTWLIPRDQWKGHVPPYHPIFMDGWSPEYSIPEDRDHDHLASLLNADKQKRDELPEQQNDPYYNHRDIDESHYSSDYLEYESREERGGNEYFDRNYGPSSELYSREERVDQTRAHSDISVDSIERAPRASAGIDRTQEAWLDELAARHAKIVQVTYPRTANNDKELTVVRGEYLEILDDSRKWWKARNSRGQIAHVPHTIVTSHNSIPHSADNDVFNNPLYTSRYPRQGHGYNYEDSEIERTSTSPGPEATHRAHAIPPPAPADWVRKERLGKKDNGNAYNGTTSNSSRSSISSMESTSESHGKLNTQQSIVEVHSPPRHIISDVISDKPVSSSSLSPELSAPIFTSTSTLAVSKSAPILSTLKSTPALSLPNSAPASPALASKIPSTSTPPPPPPPPPTPIRPTPPLQTQKSAPSTFSTSNKIEVSKSIKFFNGTSGQEEVQKELKFVLTMFREKKANSSLNNDMRDIWVNQYSTSREIQTWLAAKGFSEKICKQLENINGMELFNLSRRRLEQLCGLSEGSRLNGQLTLAKNECGYKTARSSELKQILEKARQRAEELNDKDEVRQ; from the exons ATGATGCCGTATTACAATAGTGGTCACAGCCCAGCTTATAACAAAG ATGGCGGTTCCAGCGGGCCGTCGAGTACTTCTGGTGGTCGTACCAGCAGTTCGGAACCGACGTATATGATGGAGCACTTGGCCACGTTCACCGTCACGAAAGAAACCGGTATTGTTTATCCAGCGGATGGTATGCGTCGGCTTTTACAACTGGAGAAAAGTAATGGTATCTGGAGTCAAAAAATGCAGCTTCGTCTGGAACGAAACTGGGTTCTTATCATGGACAACGAAACAGGg gCTGTCATGGAACGATTTCCGGCTTCTTTGATACAGGAGCCGACAGCGTTCACGTCGAGGGATCCCATGGAgatgtacaataatattttagtctTCACGGTGGCCGATGACAGTGGTTCCGGTCAACGAGCGGAGATGCACATATTCCAGTGCCAGAGTGTATCGGCGCAGGATCTTGTCGAGGACCTGAAGATGTTGCAAATGGGAAAACTTGTTACGGGCGGTTCGCCCAGAGGTCCCAGAGGTCACATTCCACCTCCACCGACCTTACCGCCCCCGGAACCACCTCTGAACGGCGTTAATGTCAGAGAACAAGTGTCCACTTTCAATACGGCGAGTG AGGGTCAGAATGACATTTctcgagaagaaaataatgacgAAGTATCATCGACGTCGTCAGAGAAATACGAACGTGATGTGACAATTCTGAATCATTGCTTCGATGACATCGAGAAGTTCATTGCGCGTCTCCAGCACGCAGCTGCTGCATCACGAGAGCTGGAGCGTCGGCGACGTAACCGGAAATCGAAAAAGAGAAACCTCGGCGACGGTATGCTGACGATGAGAGCGAAACCACCGCCTGAGATGGAAttcattgatatatttcagaaattcaAGCTCTCTTTCAATCTGCTAGCCAAGCTCAAGGCGCACATCCACGATCCCAACGCGCCGGAACTTGTACATTTTCTCTTCACGCCGCTCGCGCTTATAGTAGATGCATCTCACGACACCAATTACGACCCGAATTTACCGAGTAAGGTAGTGTCGCCGCTTCTCACGCGAGAAGCCGTCAATCTATTGATAAACTGCGTAACTAGCAAAGAGACCGAACTTTGGCACTCGCTAGGTGATACATGGCTGATACCGCGCGATCAATGGAAGGGTCATGTACCACCTTACCATCCGATCTTCATGGATGGTTGGTCACCGGAGTATTCTATCCCCGAGGATAGAGATCACGATCACTTGGCGTCTTTGCTAAACGCAGATAAACAGAAGAGAGACGAATTACCGGAACAACAGAACGATCCTTACTATAATCACCGTGATATAGACGAGTCGCATTACAGCAGCGATTATCTAGAGTACGAAAGTCGAGAGGAGCGCGGCGGTAATGAGTACTTTGACAGAAATTACGGGCCCAGCTCAGAGCTGTATAGTAGAGAGGAGAGAGTGGATCAGACCAGGGCACATAGCGACATTTCTGTGGATTCAATCGAGAGGGCTCCTAGAGCGTCCGCCGGTATAGACAGAACGCAAGAGGCTTGGCTGGACGAGCTGGCAGCACGCCACGCCAAGATCGTGCAAGTCACCTATCCGCGAACGGCAAACAACGACAAGGAGCTCACTGTAGTTAGGGGTGAATATCTGGAGATTCTCGATGACAGCAGAAAATGGTGGAAGGCGAGAAATTCTCGGGGACAGATCGCTCACGTGCCGCATACTATCGTTACGTCGCATAATTCTATCCCTCATTCTGCTGACAATGATGTCTTTAACAATCCATTGTATACCAGCAGATATCCGAGACAGGGACACGGCTATAACTACGAG GATTCGGAGATCGAAAGAACCAGTACTAGTCCAGGACCAGAAGCCACGCATCGAGCACACGCGATTCCACCACCAGCACCTGCTGATTGGGTGAGAAAAGAAAGACTCGGGAAAAAAG acAATGGTAATGCTTACAACGGAACCACGAGTAACAGCAGTAGGTCGAGCATTTCCTCCATGGAGAGTACCTCTGAATCGCATGGAAAGCTCAATACACAGCAAAGCATCGTGGAAGTGCATTCGCCACCTCGTCATATAATATCAGATGTAATATCCGATAAACCAGTGTCATCGTCATCGCTTTCGCCAGAACTATCTGCTCCAATATTTACATCGACATCAACACTAGCTGTGTCAAAATCGGCACCAATATTATCTACCCTGAAATCCACACCAGCACTATCTCTACCGAATTCAGCACCCGCATCACCTGCATTAGCTTCGAAGATACCTTCAACTTCAACACCTCCACCACCACCTCCACCACCACCGACGCCAATAAGACCTACTCCACCGCTACAGACTCAAAAATCTGCGCCCTCGACATTTTCCACATCCAATAAAATTGAAGTTTccaaaagtattaaattctttaatg gtACTAGCGGTCAAGAAGAAGTTCAAAAAGAGCTCAAGTTTGTCTTGACGATGTTTCGAGAGAAGAAAGCGAATTCTTCTCTTAACAATGATATGCGTGACATTTGGGTGAATCAATACTCGACTTCTCGGGAAATTCAAACTTGGTTGGCGGCCAAAGGGTTCTCGGAGAA AATTTGCAAACAGTTGGAAAATATCAACGGTatggaattatttaatttatcgcggCGACGATTGGAGCAATTGTGCGGATTGTCCGAAGGAAGCAGACTCAACGGTCAATTGACTTTAGCGAAAAATGAATGTGGG tataAAACAGCTCGATCATCGGAACTCAAGCAGATCTTAGAAAAAGCGCGCCAAAGAGCAGAGGAGTTGAACGATAAAGATGAGGTCAGACAatga